The following DNA comes from Streptomyces sp. Ag109_O5-10.
CCGAACCACTTGTTGATCGCGAGCATCGGGCCGTTGCCGCTGTCGTTGCCCGTGAACGCCTGCGTGAAGCCGGCGGCGCGGGCGCGGTGCAGCGAGTCGTTCTTGGCGAGCTTGGCAAGTCCCCGGCCGCGGAAGGCGCGGGCCGTGCCGGTCATGACGGTGCCGTACCGGGTGCCGCCGTCGGTGCGGGCCGCGCTGAAGGCGGCGGGGCGGCCGTCGACCAGGACCACCGAGGTCAGCTCGCGGCTGAACAGCGGGTGCCGCCAGGTCCCGTCCAGCCAGGCCCGGTAGTCGGCGAACTCCGTGTCGATGTCGCTCGGTTCGTCCCGCGTCGTCTCCGCGTCGAGGGTGAAGAGCGGGCGCGGGTCGTCGGCGAAGTCGGCGCCGGTGCGCAGCTCCACGCCGGGCGGGGGAGTCCGCAGCGGGGGGAGCGCGCCGTGCGCGAGGTCGAGCCGGAGGAAGTGCGCGGAGCGGCTCGCGGTGTAGCCGCGGCGCTCGGCGAAGGCGCGGTTGGACGGGGCGTCAAGGACCCAGGCGTACGAGGTGCTCGCGCCGACGGCCGACAGGTGCGCCTCCGCCGTACGGGCCAGGAGGGTGCCGGCGCCCCGGCCGGTGCGCTCCGGATGCACGTACACGTTGGCGAAGCCCTGGCCCGGCTCCGTGCTCTCGTGGGCGAGGCCGACCTGGGCGGTGCCGACGACCTCGCCGTCCTCCTCGGCGACCAGTTGGCGGAAGCGGGCGTCGGGGTGGGTGTGCGTGAGGTCGTGGACCAGGGACTCCGGGGTGAACAGCATGAAGGGGAGGGAGAGCTGCCGGACCCGGGCGAAGCCCTCGGCGTCGGACCGGACGTCGGGGCGCAGGTCACGCACGATCACTGTCATGGGGCGCACGCTATGCGGGACGTGTGCGGGATGCCTCTCATTTTCCCGTGGGTACGGGAGAATCGGGCCGTGACCTTGAAGATCCACATCGATGACAGCGCGCCGCCGTACGAGCAGGTGCGGGCGCAGATCTCCGAGCAGGCGCGGGGCGGGGTGCTGCCGGTGGGGTACCGGCTGCCGACGGTGCGGGGGCTGGCCGAGTCGCTGGGCCTGGCGGTGAACACGGTGGCCAAGGCGTACCGGGCCCTGGAGACCGACGGGGTGATCGAGACGCGCGGGCGCAACGGCACGTTCGTCGCCGCGGCGGGCTCGGCCGCCGAGCGCGAGGCGTCGCTGGCCGCCCAGGCCTACGCCGAGCGGACGCGGCGGCTGGGGCTGGCCGAGAAGGAGGCACTGGCCGCGGTACGGGACGCGCTGCGGGCGGCGTACGGGGAGGACTGAGGGCGGCTCGGCACCGCCGGGATGCGCCGTCGTGGCTGGTCGTCGCTGCGGCGTCGAGGAGTGAAACCCACCCCGCCGCGGCGGCGACCAGCCACGACGGCGGCATTCGGCGGTGCCGTACTCCGCTCGGCCCGGGACGGGAACCACGGTGTCACCCGGCGGTGCTCAGCTCCGGTGTCCTCGTCACCGTCAGTCCCGCCCGTTGCGCCGCCCTCCCGAAGGCCACCGCGTCCCGTACCGCCGCTCCGCCCGGGTCGTTGTTGAAGTACGTGTAGACGTCGGGGTTCTCGGGGTACGCCGTGGCGATGCGGTCGACCCACGTCTCCAGGGAGCGGCGGCCGTAGCGCGGCCAGGGGGTGGCCCGGCCCTCGTGGAAGCGGACGTAGGCCCAGTCGGCGGTGCGCCAGAGCGGGGTCATGGGGTGGGCCTGGACGTCGGCCCAGCACAGGGCCGCGCCCCGGGACTCCAGGACCTCGCGGGTCTGCCGCGTCCACCAGGAGTCGTGCCGGGGTTCCACCGCGACGCGGACCCCGCGGGGGAAACAGGCCAGGCAGGCGTCCAGCAGCGGCGGGTCCGCCCGGAGCGTCGGCGGGAGCTGGAGGAGGACCGGGCCCAGCCGGTCGCCGAGGCCCGCCGCGTGGGTCATCAGCCGGTCGACCGGCTCCTGCGGCTCCTTGAGGCGTTTGATGTGCGTGAGATAGCGGCTCGCCTTGACCGCGATCACGAAGTCCGGCGGGACCCGGTCCCGCCAGGACTCGAAGTTCTCCCGGGTCGGGAGGCGGTAGAAGGCGTTGTTCAGCTCGACGGTGGTGAAGTGCTCCGCGTACTCCTCCAGCCACGCACGCACGGGCACGTCGGCCGGGTACAGGACGCCCCGCCAGTCCCGGTACTGCCAGCCCGACGTTCCGATGAAGAAGGGCATACCTCCATCAAAGCACCGGCTAGAGGTACAGGCCCGCGTCCGTGCCCTCCCGCGCCCCCGGCACCGACGTCGGCGCCGTGCCCCGGCGCAGTGCGTACAGCTCCGCCAGGGTCGCCCCCTCCCGGGCCACGCCCTCCTCCGTACCGAGCCAGTTCACCGCCTCGCGGTGGGTCAGGGCGCCCACCTCGATCCGGGCCAGGCAGCGGCCGGGGCGGACCACCGCGGGGTGCAGCCGCTCCAGGTCCTCGTTGGTGGTGACGCCGACCAGGACGTTGCGGCCCTGTCCGAGCAGGCCGTCGGTGAGGTTGAGCAGACGGGACAGCGCCTGCCCGGCCGTGTGCTTGGCCTCGCCGCGGATCAGTTCGTCGCAGTCCTCGAGGAGCAGGAGCCGCCAGCGGCCCTTGCCGGCGCCGTCCTCCTCGCCGATCGCGATGTCCATCAGATAGCCGACGTCGGAGAAGAGCCGCTCCGGGTCGAGGACGCAGTCCACCTGGCACCAGTCCCGCCAGGACCGCGCGAGGGTGCGCAGCGCGGAGGTCTTGCCGGTGCCCGGCGGCCCGTGCAGCAGCAGGAGGCGGCCCGCGATGTCCTCCGGTGTCGTCTTCATCAGGCGGTCCATCGCGTCCGCGACCGGCGCCGTGTAGTTGGCGCGGACCTCGTCCCAGGTGCCCGCGGAGATCTGCCGGGTGGTGCGGTGCGGGCCGCGGCGCGGGGAGACGTACCAGAAGCCCATCGTCACGTTCTCCGGCTGCGGTTCCGGCTCGTCGGCCGCGCCGTCCGTCGCCTCGTCGAGCACCTTGGCGGCCAGTTCGGCGGTGGTGGCGGTGACGGTGACGTCGGCGCCCCGGTTCCAGCGGGAGACGAGCAGGGTCCAGCCCTCGCCCTCCGCGA
Coding sequences within:
- a CDS encoding GNAT family N-acetyltransferase — protein: MTVIVRDLRPDVRSDAEGFARVRQLSLPFMLFTPESLVHDLTHTHPDARFRQLVAEEDGEVVGTAQVGLAHESTEPGQGFANVYVHPERTGRGAGTLLARTAEAHLSAVGASTSYAWVLDAPSNRAFAERRGYTASRSAHFLRLDLAHGALPPLRTPPPGVELRTGADFADDPRPLFTLDAETTRDEPSDIDTEFADYRAWLDGTWRHPLFSRELTSVVLVDGRPAAFSAARTDGGTRYGTVMTGTARAFRGRGLAKLAKNDSLHRARAAGFTQAFTGNDSGNGPMLAINKWFGYDICATEVRYVRELG
- a CDS encoding GntR family transcriptional regulator, whose amino-acid sequence is MTLKIHIDDSAPPYEQVRAQISEQARGGVLPVGYRLPTVRGLAESLGLAVNTVAKAYRALETDGVIETRGRNGTFVAAAGSAAEREASLAAQAYAERTRRLGLAEKEALAAVRDALRAAYGED
- a CDS encoding DUF72 domain-containing protein, with amino-acid sequence MPFFIGTSGWQYRDWRGVLYPADVPVRAWLEEYAEHFTTVELNNAFYRLPTRENFESWRDRVPPDFVIAVKASRYLTHIKRLKEPQEPVDRLMTHAAGLGDRLGPVLLQLPPTLRADPPLLDACLACFPRGVRVAVEPRHDSWWTRQTREVLESRGAALCWADVQAHPMTPLWRTADWAYVRFHEGRATPWPRYGRRSLETWVDRIATAYPENPDVYTYFNNDPGGAAVRDAVAFGRAAQRAGLTVTRTPELSTAG
- a CDS encoding DUF5925 domain-containing protein → MSAKPHETLPIRLNVDDSDSPSDVVDALFLGRFATGEQPYSHAANIDRVRSGATLLPKEARVLRVARDDDRSATLAEGEGWTLLVSRWNRGADVTVTATTAELAAKVLDEATDGAADEPEPQPENVTMGFWYVSPRRGPHRTTRQISAGTWDEVRANYTAPVADAMDRLMKTTPEDIAGRLLLLHGPPGTGKTSALRTLARSWRDWCQVDCVLDPERLFSDVGYLMDIAIGEEDGAGKGRWRLLLLEDCDELIRGEAKHTAGQALSRLLNLTDGLLGQGRNVLVGVTTNEDLERLHPAVVRPGRCLARIEVGALTHREAVNWLGTEEGVAREGATLAELYALRRGTAPTSVPGAREGTDAGLYL